The genomic region AGCTCTTCAATATTGCCTGAAATGATGCTCACGTCTATTTTAAAACGCCTGATCAAATTAGAAATGATCGGCTCGTCTAAATGCTCCCCTAAAAACACGATGCGATAAATGTCTTGCGATTTTTGATCCCCATGCTCGTTTTTGATGCCAAGCAATTCCTTAGTAACGGCATGTTTAGGGTTAGCAAAAATTTCTTCCACCGAGCCTCTTTCCACGATTTCGCCGCTGCTGATCACACACATTTGATTGCACAATTCTTTAACCACTTCAATTTCATGCGTGATGAAAACGACACTCAAATTGAGCTTTTTTTGAATGCCGCTTAAAAGCGTTAAAATAGAATGCGTGGTTTTAGAATCCAGCGCGGATGTGGCTTCATCGCAAAGCAATAAATCAGGGCAATTCGCTAAACTCCTAGCGATCGCCACTCGTTGTTTTTGCCCACCGCTTAGCTGTTTAGGATAAAAATGCATTTTATCTTCTAGCCCCACTAATTCCAATAATTCATGCACCCTTGATTTAATCTTAGTTTTTTCCCATCGGGCGATTTCTAAAGCGAAAGCGACGTTTTCAAACACGTTTTTAGCGCTCAATAAATTGAAATGCTGGAAAATCATGCCTATTTTTGGCGCGCTTTTTGCAATTCTTTAGGCTTTAAGTTTAACAGATTGACCCCATTGACTAAAACTTCTCCAGAACTGGGGCGCTCCAAACAATTGATTAGGCGAATGAGCGTGGATTTTCCCGCCCCTGAATAGCCTATCACGCCCAAAATATCGCCTTTTTTCAATTCCAAATTCACGCCTTTTAGAGCATGGAATCCGTTTTCATAAATCTTTTCAATGTTTTTTAATTCTACTACCATCGTTTTAACTTTATACCCCAATCACTTGGACATTTGCGCGTTATTTTCCACGCTATTGAGCCATAAAAACACTTGCACCACACTTTCATACAATTCTTCAGGTATCGCACAATCTAATTCCACCTTTAAAAGCAAATCCACCAGCATGGGGTTAGAAAAGAGTGCTATATCGTATTCCTTAGCTTTTTGAATGATCCTTTTAGCCACTTCGCCCACCCCGCTTGCGATCACTTTTGGGGCGTGATCTTGCCCCATGTTATAGGCTAGAGCGGCGGCTTTTATGGTTTTATTCATCTAATACCCTAAAGTCAAGGCATCAACCTCATTCCAAGAGAAATTTTTTTCAAACCCTTTTGTTTTTTTCAAAATAGACGCAACGCTACGAACCAACATGTCCGTTTCAATATTCACGCGCCGTTTGAGTTTATAAGTCTTAAAAAGGGTGTTTTCTAAAGTGTAAGGGATAATCGTTAGCCAAAACCCCTTTTCTTCTACCTTGCTTAAAGTCAAACTCACCCCATCAATCGCAATAGAGCCTTGCTCAACGCACAATAAAAGCGTTTCTTTAGAAGCACTGATGAAAAAATCCACTTGATTAGCGTTGTGAATGATTTTTTCAACCACCCCGATGGCGTCAATATGCCCTTGCACAAAATGCCCGTCCAAACTCGCATCGGCTTTTAGGGCTGGCTCAATATGGACTAAATCCTTGTAATTTTCTAACGCTACGCTGTTTTGGGTTTTTTGGCTCAATTCCACGCTAAAATGCGTTTTTGAACTTTCTATGGCGGTCAAACATGCTCCATTAATCGCAATGCTATCGCCAAGCTTGGGATTGAGATCGCTCTCTATGCTTAAAATATTGTTTTTAAAACCTTTCACTTTAGCTATTTTATAGATTAACCCGCTAAACATAATTGATTGTTATTCTCCTTATGTTAGAATGTTTGATTATTGTAACATACTAAATAAAACCATAGGATAAAAGCATGTTTATAGACACGCATTGCCATTTGGATCACAAGGATTATGAAAACGATTTAGACGAAGTGTTAAAAGAGAGTTTAGAAAAAGGCGTTACTCAATGCGTGATTCCGGGCGCAGACATGAAGGATCTGAATAGAGCGGTAGGAATTAGCGAAAAATTTGAAGGCGTGTTTTTTGCCATAGGCGCTCACCCTTATGATGTGGAGAGCTTTGATGAAAGCCTGTTTGAAAAATTTGTCAGCCATCAAAAATGCGTGGCGATAGGCGAATGCGGACTGGATTACTACCGCTTGCCTGAATTGAATGAAAGAGAAAATTATAAAAGCAAGCAAAAAGAAATCTTTACCAAACAGATCGAATTTTCCATCCAACACAACAAGCCCTTGATTATCCATATTAGAGAGGCGAGTTTTGATAGTTTGAATCTTTTAAAAAGCTATCCTAAAGCTTTTGGGGTGTTGCATTGCTTTAACGCCGATAATATGCTTTTAGAACTGAGCGATCGTTTTTATTATGGGATAGGAGGGGTTAGCACTTTTAAAAACGCTAAAAGACTGGTAGAGATTCTCCCTAAAATCCCTAAAAACAGGCTTCTTTTAGAAACGGATTCGCCCTATTTGACCCCACACCCTTTTAGAGGTACTAGGAATAGCCCTACTTATATCCCTTTAATCGCTCAAAAAATTGCCGAAATCATCCACATAGAGACTGAAGAGCTCGCTTCTTTAAGCACGCATAACGCTCAAACGCTCTTTAGTTTCCCCTGAAAATGGGGTCGTGTTAGAAAGCGTTATTCAAGTTTAGCTATAATCAAGGCTATTTTAAAAGCTGGATAGCTGTAGTTATTAGGATGCGATGTCAAAAAGAATGAAGTGTTTTAGTCAAAAATGGTTGGTTTTTTTTGTTACCCTTTTATTGGCTTCTTTAGGCCATGCGAAAATGGCTTTTGAATCTAATATTGACACCAAAGCGCTAGAGGCCTTTGGGGTTAATGCGAGCTTTTTATCCCAGATGCCCAACGCTTTAAAAAAAATGAATAAAGAAGAGGAATGGAAAAAGTTAGTCAAAAGATTTGATGTGAATTACCAGTTCATCCCTATCATTAAAAACATGCTCATAGAAGCGAGCGTGCCGCAAGAATTTTTGTTTTTAGCCATGGCCGAGTCTAAATTTTCATCAAGGGCTTATAGTAGGAAAAAAGCGGTAGGGATTTGGCAATTCATGCCAAGCACGGCTAAAGAATTAGGGCTTAAGGTCAATCATTACATTGATGAAAGGAGAGACCCCATTAAAAGCACTCAAGCGGCGATCACCTATTTGAAACGGCTCTACAAACAAACTGGGGAGTGGTATTTGGTCGCTATGGCGTATAATTACGGCTTACGAAAGGTTCAAAACGCTATTAAAGCCGCCGGCACTTCAGACATTAAAGTCTTGCTAGATGAAGATAAAAAATACCTCCCTAAAGAGACACGAGAATATATCCGCTCCATTCTAAGCCTAGCGTTAAAGTTCAACAGCCTAGACAACCTCAAAGATAAAGAGTATTTGCTCAATCGTGGGGCGAGGGTGAGTTTAGTGGGCGTCCCATTCAAAAGGCACACTTCTTTAGTCCAGGTGGCCAAAAATTTGAATTTGAGTTTGGAAACCTTAAAATCTTACAACCACCAATTCCGCTATAACATTCTGCCCTCTAAAGACCCCACCTACACCATTTATATCCCTTATGAAAAACTCGCCCTTTTCAAACAACGCCAACTCAAACAAAATAAAAACGCTCAAGCTAATCCTAAAAGCCCTTTCATCACCCATGTGGTCTTGCCTAAAGAAACCTTATCTTCTATCGCTAAACGCTATCAAGTCAGTATTTCCAGCATCCAATTAGCCAATAACCTCAAAGATTCCAATATCTTTATCCACCAGCGCTTAATCATTCCTACCAATAAGAAATTGATCGCTACAAGGGAATTTTAATGGGTTGGGCGTTGAAAAAAGTTTATTTTTTAGGCGTTGTTTTTTTGATTAGCGCTTGCGCGGTTAAAAAAAATGGGGTAAAGAATTTGTCTTACAAGCATGAAAGCTTGCGCGCTTATGAAAACGCTAAAGATTATGACCCAACAACCAAAAAAGCCACCTATAAACGCAATTTTTTTGAACGCCATTTCAAACACCACACCAATTCGCAAGACAGCAATACAAAACAACCCCTAGATAACGGCATGCGCGATTCTAGCGCGATCCAAAGAGCCACCATGCGCCCTTATCAAGTGGGGGGCAAGTGGTATTACCCCACTAAAGTGGATTTAGGCGAGAAATTTGATGGCATTGCGAGCTGGTATGGCCCCAATTTCCATGCCAAAAAAACCAGTAATGGGGAAATCTATAACATGTATGCCCACACCGCCGCGCACAAGACTTTACCCATGAACACCGTGGTGAAAGTCATCAATGTTGATAATAACTTAAGCACCATTGTGCGCATTAATGATAGAGGGCCTTTTGTGAGCGATCGCATCATTGATTTGTCTAATGCAGCCGCTAGGGATATTGACATGGTTAAAAAAGGCACGGCCAGCGTGCGTCTCATTGTTTTGGGCTTTGGTGGGGTTATCTCCACGCAATACGAACAATCCTTTAACGCCAGCTCTTCAAAGATCTTACACAAGGAATTTAAAGTCGGCGAGAGCGAAAAAAGCGTGAGCGGGGGGAAATTTTCCTTGCAAATGGGGGCTTTTAGAAACCAAATAGGCGCTCAAACTTTAGCGGATAAATTGCAAGCAGAGAATAAAAATTACAGCGTCAAGGTTGCTTTTAAAGACGATTTGTATAAAGTTTTAGTTCAAGGGTTTCAAAGCGAAGAAGAGGCTAGGGACTTTATGAAAAAATACAACCAGAATGCGGTTTTAACGAGAGAATGATTAAGTTATTGCTTTTAGATGTGGATGGCACGCTCACAGACGGGTCGTTGTATTTTGATGAAAATTTTCACGAAATCAAGGCCTTTAATGTCAAAGACGGGCTTGGCATGACGCTATGGCAAAAATTAGGCAAAAAAATCGCTATCATTACAGGAAGAACTTCAACAATGGTCAAAAAACGCATGGAGAGTTTGGGCGTTCAGTTTGTTTTTATGGGCGTTGAAAATAAAAGCGTGGTTGTGGAGCGGCTCAAAAAAGACTTGCAATTGAGTGCGCAAGAAATCGCATGCGTAGGCGATGATTATAACGATTTAGGCATGTTTAAGGCATGCACTTGGAGTTTCGCTCCTTTTGATGCGCACCCCTTGCTTAAAAGCAAAGCTTATAAAGTGTTGCAAAATTCAGGGGGCAAGGGGGCCGTTAGGGAAGCGATTGATTATCTTTTAACATTAGAAGGCTTGCAAGATGAAGCGCTCAAGCTTTACCTCTAATAGCGTTTTAAACTTTTTTGTGGTTTTGTCTTTCATCACGATAGGGCTAGTTTTTTTCTTTTTGCGTTCCCAACCCACTAGCGTGGTCTCTAAAGAAAATATCCCTAAAATTGAATTAGAAAATTTTAAAGCGTTTCAAATCAACGATAAAATCCTTGATCTGTCCATAGAGGGCAAAAAAGCCCTACAATACGATGATTACGAGATCTTTTTTGATTCTAAAATCAAGCGCTATGATGAAGACACGATAGAAAGCGTTGAGTCTCCTAAGGCCAAACGGCAGCAGGATTTGTATTTCTTCCCTAATGGGGTTACTTATAAAAGAAGCGATGATTCCAGTTTTTGGAGTGAAACAGGGATTTATAACCATAAAGAGCAAAATTTTAAAGGCAAGGGCCGTTTCATTCTCACTTCAAAGGATAGCAAGGTTGAAGGGCTTGACATTTCTTATTCGCATGCTTTAGCCATTATTGAAGCTCAAAGCATTCAAGCACATTTATTCTTAGATGAAATCAAACAAAGCCAGAAAGAAAAGAAAAAACTCCCCACTTTCAAAGGAGGATTTTAATGCGTTGGTGGTGTGTTCTTGTGTGTTGTTTTGGTATTTTAAGCGTGATGAGCGCTCAAAAAACAGAGAATAAAGGTTTGAAAAAAGAAAGAGAACTTTTAGAGATTACCGGCAACCAATTTGTAGCGAACGACAAAACCAAAACTGCTGTTATTCAAGGCAATGTGCAGATCAAAAAGGGTAAAGATCGGTTGTTTGCGGACAAGGTGAGCGTGTTTTTAAACGATAAACGAAAACCAGAGCGCTATGAAGCCACAGGGAACACGCATTTTAACATCTTTACAGAGGACAATCGTGAAATCAGTGGGAGCGCTGACAAGCTCATTTATAACGCGTTGAATGGGGAATACAAATTGTTGCAAAATGCGGTGGTTAGAGAAGTGGGGAAATCCAATGTTATCACCGGCGATGAAATCATTTTAAACAAAACTAAGGGTTATGCTGATGTGTTGGGGAGCGCGAAACGGCCCGCTAAATTCGTGTTTGATATGGAAGATATTAATGAAGAAAATCGTAAAGCTAAATTGAAGAAGAAAGGTGCTAAGGAAAAACCATGATCGCTATTAAAGACGCTCATTTTCTCACTTCTTCTAGCCAACTTTTTCAATGCCCCGCAAGCTTGACTTCTGAGATGGTCATTTTAGGGCGCAGCAATGTAGGCAAAAGCTCGTTTATTAATACCTTGTTAGGAAAAAACCTCGCTAAAAGCTCAGCGACACCGGGAAAAACCCGCTTAGCGAATTTTTTTTCCACCACTTGGGAAGATAAAGAAAACGCTTTAATAACAACCTTTAATGTGATTGATTTGCCCGGGTTTGGCTACGCTAAAGTTTCTAAAAGCTTGAAAAAAGAATGGGAGGGGTTTTTATGGGAATTGTTGAGCGTTAGGGTTTCTATCAAACTTTTTATCCATTTGATAGACGCACGCCATTTGGATTTAGAAATTGATAAAAACGCTAAAGAAAACATTCAAGCCCTTTTAAGGCCTGATCAAGCCTACCTTACTCTTTTTACGAAGTTTGACAAATTGAATAAAAACGAGCAACACCGCCTTTTTTTAAACGCTCCTAAACCTTTTTTAATCAATACCACCCATTTTAACGCTCTTTCTTCAAAATACCCAACCCTTGAAATAGTGCGCCAAACCCTTTTGAAATACTTGCTCACTAACCCTTTATAGGCCACCAAATCATGCTCTCTTTAAAACAAGATTCCTTTTTTTTCTTATGTTTAGGGATTTTTGGTTTTTATTTTTATAGCCTTTTAAGAGACCTAATGCCTTTTTTACCCCCTATGATTGGGTTTTTATTCTTGTTTTATGCGAAAAAATACGATCATTTTTTACCCAGTTTGAGCGTGTTTGGTTGTTTGTTTTGGTTTGAAAGCATGCATTTAAAGACTTTAGGCGTTTTAGCCTTGCTGTTTTTAATCTACCACCAAATCGTCTATAAAAACTCTTTAAAGCTTTTTAATGACGGCTTTTTATTCAAAACTTTGCATGTCTTTTTGGTTTATTACCTTTATTTATCGCGCTTTTTTTCGGTGTCTTTGGATCTGAAGACGATCGGCTTTCTCGCTCTTTTTGCTTTAATAGAGAGCGCTTTGTGGGGTTTGTATGAAAAATCTTCGCTATAAGCTTTTACTCTTTGTTTTTATAGGGTTTTGGGGGTTATTGGTTTTAAATTTATTTATTTTAAGCGTTAAAAATCAAGAATACTATGAAAAACTGGCCGAACGCAACATGACCAAAAAAGAATTTTTAGTCCCTACAAGGGGCGATATTACAGACAGAAATGATGAGTTTTTAGCCACTAACGAATTGGTGTTTGGCGTGTTTTTGCCCAGCAGATTGAAACAAAAAGAGCTTTTAGAAAAAATTGAAATCATCCAAAAGTTTTTCCCTAATTTTTCCAAAGAAACGCTTTTAAACAATTACCAAAAAGAAAATTCGCTTTATAACCATAACCTCATTAAAGTGGTGGGATTCATTCCTTATGCCGCCATGCAACCTCTTTATGCCAAACTCATCCAAACTCAAGGCATTTTTGCTCTTCCCTTAGACAAGCGCTACTACCCTAATAACGCTTTAGCTTCGCATGTTTTAGGCTATGTGGGGGTGGCAAGTTTGCAAGATTTAAAAGACGATGAGGAGAATCAATACAGCCAGATTGTGGGCAAAACCGGCATTGAAAAAGAATACAACAAGCTTTTACAAGGCAAGGTGGGCTATAAAATCATGCGT from Helicobacter pylori harbors:
- a CDS encoding FlhB-like flagellar biosynthesis protein; the encoded protein is MNKTIKAAALAYNMGQDHAPKVIASGVGEVAKRIIQKAKEYDIALFSNPMLVDLLLKVELDCAIPEELYESVVQVFLWLNSVENNAQMSK
- the ribE gene encoding riboflavin synthase, yielding MFSGLIYKIAKVKGFKNNILSIESDLNPKLGDSIAINGACLTAIESSKTHFSVELSQKTQNSVALENYKDLVHIEPALKADASLDGHFVQGHIDAIGVVEKIIHNANQVDFFISASKETLLLCVEQGSIAIDGVSLTLSKVEEKGFWLTIIPYTLENTLFKTYKLKRRVNIETDMLVRSVASILKKTKGFEKNFSWNEVDALTLGY
- a CDS encoding YchF/TatD family DNA exonuclease; its protein translation is MFIDTHCHLDHKDYENDLDEVLKESLEKGVTQCVIPGADMKDLNRAVGISEKFEGVFFAIGAHPYDVESFDESLFEKFVSHQKCVAIGECGLDYYRLPELNERENYKSKQKEIFTKQIEFSIQHNKPLIIHIREASFDSLNLLKSYPKAFGVLHCFNADNMLLELSDRFYYGIGGVSTFKNAKRLVEILPKIPKNRLLLETDSPYLTPHPFRGTRNSPTYIPLIAQKIAEIIHIETEELASLSTHNAQTLFSFP
- a CDS encoding LysM peptidoglycan-binding domain-containing protein produces the protein MSKRMKCFSQKWLVFFVTLLLASLGHAKMAFESNIDTKALEAFGVNASFLSQMPNALKKMNKEEEWKKLVKRFDVNYQFIPIIKNMLIEASVPQEFLFLAMAESKFSSRAYSRKKAVGIWQFMPSTAKELGLKVNHYIDERRDPIKSTQAAITYLKRLYKQTGEWYLVAMAYNYGLRKVQNAIKAAGTSDIKVLLDEDKKYLPKETREYIRSILSLALKFNSLDNLKDKEYLLNRGARVSLVGVPFKRHTSLVQVAKNLNLSLETLKSYNHQFRYNILPSKDPTYTIYIPYEKLALFKQRQLKQNKNAQANPKSPFITHVVLPKETLSSIAKRYQVSISSIQLANNLKDSNIFIHQRLIIPTNKKLIATREF
- a CDS encoding septal ring lytic transglycosylase RlpA family protein translates to MGWALKKVYFLGVVFLISACAVKKNGVKNLSYKHESLRAYENAKDYDPTTKKATYKRNFFERHFKHHTNSQDSNTKQPLDNGMRDSSAIQRATMRPYQVGGKWYYPTKVDLGEKFDGIASWYGPNFHAKKTSNGEIYNMYAHTAAHKTLPMNTVVKVINVDNNLSTIVRINDRGPFVSDRIIDLSNAAARDIDMVKKGTASVRLIVLGFGGVISTQYEQSFNASSSKILHKEFKVGESEKSVSGGKFSLQMGAFRNQIGAQTLADKLQAENKNYSVKVAFKDDLYKVLVQGFQSEEEARDFMKKYNQNAVLTRE
- a CDS encoding HAD family hydrolase, which produces MIKLLLLDVDGTLTDGSLYFDENFHEIKAFNVKDGLGMTLWQKLGKKIAIITGRTSTMVKKRMESLGVQFVFMGVENKSVVVERLKKDLQLSAQEIACVGDDYNDLGMFKACTWSFAPFDAHPLLKSKAYKVLQNSGGKGAVREAIDYLLTLEGLQDEALKLYL
- the lptA gene encoding lipopolysaccharide transport periplasmic protein LptA yields the protein MRWWCVLVCCFGILSVMSAQKTENKGLKKERELLEITGNQFVANDKTKTAVIQGNVQIKKGKDRLFADKVSVFLNDKRKPERYEATGNTHFNIFTEDNREISGSADKLIYNALNGEYKLLQNAVVREVGKSNVITGDEIILNKTKGYADVLGSAKRPAKFVFDMEDINEENRKAKLKKKGAKEKP
- a CDS encoding YihA family ribosome biogenesis GTP-binding protein; the encoded protein is MIAIKDAHFLTSSSQLFQCPASLTSEMVILGRSNVGKSSFINTLLGKNLAKSSATPGKTRLANFFSTTWEDKENALITTFNVIDLPGFGYAKVSKSLKKEWEGFLWELLSVRVSIKLFIHLIDARHLDLEIDKNAKENIQALLRPDQAYLTLFTKFDKLNKNEQHRLFLNAPKPFLINTTHFNALSSKYPTLEIVRQTLLKYLLTNPL